A stretch of Lactiplantibacillus brownii DNA encodes these proteins:
- the hrcA gene encoding heat-inducible transcriptional repressor HrcA codes for MITLTERQSLILKAIVRDYTEGGTPVGSKSLVQELPMKVSSATIRNEMARLEDLGLIVKTHLSSGRIPSIKGYRYYVDHILTPEKVDNRDLKVIQHSLGGEFHKIDEIVAQSADILSQLTSYTTFTLRPELKHSRLSGFRLVPLGNHQVMAILVTNNGDVENQTFTIPNDLSGDELEPVVRFIDDQLIGLPLEDVLAKLQQEIPLKLSRYLQNPDGFLDIFGSVLSKAASERFYVGGKLNLFNYTSQQNPKEMRSLYSLLDQTDNLANVIGTPGQHIQVRIGNEITNDLLKDYSLITATYDVDQHGQGIIALLGPTAMPYSRMIGLMGAFQRELARKLLDYYRYFDE; via the coding sequence ATGATCACGTTAACTGAACGACAAAGCCTAATTTTGAAGGCGATTGTCCGTGACTATACCGAAGGCGGTACCCCAGTTGGGTCCAAATCTTTAGTCCAAGAGTTGCCGATGAAGGTTAGCTCCGCCACGATTCGTAATGAAATGGCGCGACTTGAAGATTTGGGATTAATCGTCAAAACGCATTTGTCTTCTGGTCGAATTCCATCAATTAAGGGTTATCGTTATTATGTTGATCATATCCTGACACCTGAAAAGGTGGATAATCGTGACTTGAAGGTCATCCAACATTCGTTGGGTGGTGAATTTCATAAGATCGATGAGATCGTGGCGCAGTCGGCGGATATCTTGTCACAATTGACGAGTTATACGACTTTTACCCTACGGCCGGAATTGAAACATAGTCGGCTCAGCGGCTTCCGTTTAGTACCGCTTGGCAATCATCAAGTCATGGCCATTCTGGTGACTAATAACGGGGATGTTGAGAATCAGACGTTTACGATTCCGAATGATCTTTCCGGTGATGAACTAGAGCCAGTCGTTCGTTTTATCGATGATCAATTGATCGGCCTGCCGTTAGAAGACGTCCTCGCCAAATTACAACAAGAGATTCCATTGAAATTATCGCGTTATTTGCAAAATCCCGATGGTTTCTTGGATATTTTTGGCAGTGTGTTGTCCAAGGCAGCTTCCGAAAGGTTTTATGTTGGTGGCAAGTTAAACTTGTTTAACTATACGAGTCAACAGAATCCGAAAGAAATGCGATCATTGTATTCATTGCTAGATCAAACGGATAACTTGGCCAATGTGATTGGCACACCTGGTCAACACATTCAAGTTCGGATCGGGAATGAGATCACCAACGATTTATTGAAAGACTACAGTTTGATCACCGCAACGTATGACGTTGATCAGCACGGGCAAGGTATTATCGCCTTGCTTGGGCCGACAGCCATGCCATACTCACGGATGATCGGTCTGATGGGTGCGTTTCAACGTGAACTGGCCCGCAAACTGTTAGATTATTACCGGTACTTTGACGAGTGA
- the budA gene encoding acetolactate decarboxylase — protein MDTSKIFQHGTLGLLVPGLYDGTITAGELLKHGDTGIGTLDGLNGEVIILDGQAYQAREDGQVRQISATETLPFASVHFEAAQAGTPVSDLGQAAFQQQVQADNQLTNVFAAIRVDGSFKRVKTRVAPHQTKPYQTLVAATATQPEFEGTDVKGTIIGYFAPHLFQGATVGGFHLHFLSADHQLGGHLLDFEIDQAQLKVQKFADFQVHLPIDNADYLQEQFDNETIDSAINKAER, from the coding sequence TTTAGGGTTGCTGGTTCCAGGACTCTATGACGGGACCATTACGGCTGGTGAGTTATTGAAGCATGGTGATACCGGGATTGGGACGTTAGATGGTTTGAATGGTGAGGTCATTATTTTGGATGGTCAGGCCTATCAAGCGCGTGAAGACGGTCAAGTGCGTCAAATTTCGGCAACGGAAACGTTACCATTTGCGTCGGTACATTTTGAAGCTGCTCAAGCTGGTACACCCGTGAGTGATTTAGGACAAGCGGCGTTTCAGCAACAAGTGCAAGCCGACAATCAATTAACGAATGTTTTTGCCGCGATTCGCGTTGACGGTAGTTTCAAGCGGGTTAAGACTAGAGTTGCGCCACATCAAACTAAGCCTTACCAGACTTTGGTTGCCGCGACGGCCACTCAGCCTGAATTTGAAGGGACCGACGTCAAGGGAACAATCATCGGTTATTTTGCGCCGCACCTATTCCAAGGGGCGACGGTGGGTGGCTTCCACTTACACTTCTTGAGTGCAGATCATCAACTTGGCGGGCATCTCTTAGATTTTGAAATTGATCAGGCCCAACTGAAAGTTCAAAAATTTGCTGATTTTCAAGTACACCTACCCATTGATAATGCAGATTACTTACAGGAACAATTTGATAATGAAACCATTGATTCAGCCATTAACAAAGCTGAACGCTAG